The following are encoded together in the Halopseudomonas salegens genome:
- a CDS encoding long-chain-fatty-acid--CoA ligase produces MSAMRWLSAYPDNIHWDAPLPLKPVSELLSQAVTSFAERPAINFLGHPITYREFDQLVNRAARGLQDLGVKPGVHVGLYLPNCPHYFIGFFAVLRAGGTVVNYSPLDAERTLAHKIEDSQTDIMLTLELAAFYPKMASLLETSRLQTLVLGTLTEFCSGPVSEADAGQLGPTAEVAWGPQCRAFVELLSNDGTLTDYPIDDPANQLAVLQYTGGTTGAPKGAMLTHGNISSSCAQLEAILDGTLQPGEERVLAVLPPFHIYALMINMVFSLHLGAEVYLQPRFDAETVLRLINDRRITSFPGVPTMFIGLAAHPLTAELDLTSLKMCNSGGAPLPLDVQQRYQELAGCALREGWGMTETSTTGTFTPMTAEPHPGSCGLPVPGCRIRILALDDSEREMPAGERGELCISGPNITRGYWQRDDATAEAMTSDGFLRTGDVAYMDDDGWVYIVDRTKDMILCSGYNVYPRMIEEAIYEHPAVEEVSVIGIDDPYRGQAPKAFIKLKSGAETPDFASLQAFLEPRLGKHERLAAMEIRAELPKTPVGKLSKKELVDAERQASQQGANA; encoded by the coding sequence ATGTCCGCTATGCGCTGGTTGTCTGCCTACCCCGACAACATTCACTGGGACGCTCCGCTGCCACTGAAGCCGGTTTCCGAACTGCTCAGTCAGGCCGTCACCAGCTTTGCCGAGCGGCCGGCAATCAATTTTCTCGGTCACCCGATCACCTATCGGGAGTTTGATCAGCTGGTCAATCGCGCAGCTCGCGGGCTACAGGATCTCGGCGTCAAGCCGGGGGTGCACGTCGGGCTCTACCTGCCCAATTGCCCGCATTATTTCATCGGCTTCTTTGCCGTGCTGCGCGCCGGCGGCACCGTGGTCAACTATTCACCACTGGATGCCGAGCGCACCCTGGCGCACAAGATCGAAGACAGCCAGACCGACATCATGCTGACCCTGGAGCTGGCCGCCTTTTACCCGAAAATGGCCAGCCTGCTGGAAACCAGCCGCTTGCAGACACTGGTGCTGGGTACATTGACCGAGTTCTGCAGCGGGCCCGTCAGTGAGGCCGATGCCGGGCAGCTTGGCCCCACAGCCGAGGTCGCCTGGGGACCGCAGTGCCGCGCCTTTGTCGAATTGCTGTCTAACGACGGTACGCTCACCGACTACCCGATTGACGACCCGGCCAACCAACTGGCGGTGCTGCAATACACCGGCGGCACCACGGGTGCACCCAAGGGCGCCATGCTCACCCACGGCAATATCAGCAGCTCATGCGCACAACTGGAAGCCATTCTGGATGGCACCCTGCAGCCGGGAGAAGAACGTGTGCTGGCGGTACTGCCGCCATTCCACATCTACGCCCTGATGATCAATATGGTGTTCAGCCTGCATCTGGGGGCCGAAGTCTATCTGCAACCACGTTTCGATGCCGAGACGGTGCTACGCCTGATCAATGACCGGCGCATTACCAGCTTCCCCGGCGTGCCCACCATGTTTATTGGCCTGGCGGCGCACCCGCTGACCGCCGAACTGGACCTGACTTCGCTGAAAATGTGCAACTCCGGTGGGGCACCGCTGCCTCTGGATGTGCAGCAGCGCTATCAGGAGCTGGCTGGCTGTGCGCTGCGCGAGGGATGGGGCATGACGGAAACCTCTACGACCGGCACTTTTACGCCGATGACCGCCGAACCGCACCCGGGGTCCTGTGGCCTGCCGGTGCCCGGATGCCGGATAAGGATACTGGCGCTGGATGACAGCGAACGGGAAATGCCCGCTGGTGAGCGCGGTGAACTCTGCATCAGCGGCCCGAACATTACCCGCGGCTACTGGCAGCGAGACGATGCCACCGCCGAGGCGATGACCAGCGACGGGTTCCTGCGCACCGGCGATGTCGCCTATATGGATGATGACGGCTGGGTGTATATCGTCGACCGCACCAAGGACATGATTCTGTGCAGTGGTTACAACGTTTACCCAAGGATGATTGAAGAAGCCATCTACGAACATCCAGCGGTGGAAGAGGTCTCGGTGATCGGTATTGATGACCCCTACCGGGGTCAGGCACCCAAGGCCTTTATCAAGCTCAAGAGCGGCGCCGAAACACCCGATTTTGCCAGCCTGCAGGCCTTTCTTGAGCCACGTCTGGGCAAGCACGAGCGTCTGGCGGCGATGGAGATCCGTGCCGAGCTGCCGAAAACCCCGGTCGGCAAACTGTCCAAGAAGGAGCTGGTCGACGCCGAACGCCAGGCCAGTCAGCAGGGTGCCAACGCCTGA
- a CDS encoding DsrE family protein: MRQLLRPIVLSVMAAAALAGVSAANADEHQSPRQHLLIVTSASVQTQGMAMVLGNAIAGQGHQVDVLLCDRAGDLALQNAPDDRLKPNDVSPAQLLDRLLQQGANVSVCALYLPNSEYTQADLRAGIEVATPPDMAARMTEENTRVYSF; this comes from the coding sequence ATGCGACAATTACTGCGCCCCATCGTGTTATCTGTGATGGCTGCAGCTGCTCTGGCTGGTGTATCCGCTGCCAATGCGGATGAACACCAGAGCCCCCGGCAACATTTGCTGATTGTTACCAGTGCTTCGGTGCAGACCCAGGGTATGGCCATGGTGCTGGGCAATGCGATTGCCGGTCAGGGGCATCAGGTCGATGTGCTGTTATGTGACCGTGCCGGTGACCTGGCCCTGCAGAATGCACCGGATGACAGGCTCAAGCCGAATGATGTCAGCCCGGCACAGCTGCTGGATCGGCTCCTGCAGCAGGGTGCCAACGTGAGTGTCTGCGCCCTCTATTTGCCCAACAGCGAATATACCCAGGCCGATCTGCGTGCCGGCATCGAGGTGGCAACGCCACCAGACATGGCCGCCCGGATGACTGAGGAAAATACGCGGGTATATTCCTTCTGA